In Clostridium sporogenes, one genomic interval encodes:
- a CDS encoding GGDEF domain-containing protein, with product MNYNHMSKNELIEELNKKDKIIKRMKYIFGRDPVTSVYNRKLGLEKLHREINLAKINKCNLIITFADVNNLKYINDNYGHDTGDYVLETLCSIIKNNIRKRDFIFRYGGDEFIIVFLKSNMNDANKILSRIQKEIDELGKDLEYKMGLSYGLVEYNKNTNKTMEDLIKIADYRMYENKRKIG from the coding sequence ATGAATTATAATCATATGTCTAAGAATGAATTGATAGAGGAATTAAATAAAAAAGATAAAATAATAAAGAGGATGAAATATATTTTTGGAAGAGATCCTGTTACCTCTGTATATAATAGAAAATTAGGTTTGGAAAAACTCCATAGAGAAATTAATCTAGCAAAAATTAATAAATGTAATTTAATTATAACCTTTGCGGATGTAAATAATCTTAAATATATAAATGATAATTATGGTCATGATACGGGAGATTATGTATTGGAAACTCTATGTAGTATAATAAAAAACAATATAAGAAAAAGGGATTTTATTTTTAGATATGGAGGAGATGAATTTATAATTGTATTCCTGAAATCTAATATGAATGATGCAAATAAAATATTGTCTAGAATTCAAAAGGAAATAGATGAATTAGGGAAAGATTTGGAATATAAAATGGGGTTAAGTTATGGTCTAGTAGAATATAATAAAAATACGAATAAAACCATGGAAGATTTAATAAAAATAGCAGATTATAGAATGTATGAGAATAAGAGAAAAATTGGATAA
- a CDS encoding guanine permease, with product MDLWKDILSIFSVLLNGLPQGLLALSFGFASVPTAFAFLIGAAGNAITGSVVPISFQAETITLAGTMGDNLKERLSMIFYGGLIMTFIGLFGLMSKITDSIGPVITAGMMAGVGIMLARVSIEMARKNKIIGYISIASGVITHLFTKDLVYTIAVSVIISSIVHNIIGNKKGESFITEREKIAINKPFFSLKILRGAMSMVCLNIGANIAFGNITGQLANRKVNIDHVSIISSLADMSSSILGGAPVESIISATGGAPNPKASGIIMMLLMAAILFAGFLPKIGKYIPTESIAGFLFVLGAIVTAPVNAASALTSTAASGTVIGGVTMTVTAITDPFIGMISGLLMKILLPMIG from the coding sequence ATGGATTTATGGAAAGACATTTTATCAATTTTTAGTGTGCTTTTAAATGGCTTACCACAAGGGCTTTTAGCATTATCCTTTGGTTTTGCCTCTGTTCCTACAGCCTTTGCATTTCTAATAGGTGCTGCTGGTAACGCAATAACAGGAAGTGTAGTACCTATATCATTTCAAGCAGAAACAATTACTTTAGCTGGTACTATGGGGGACAACCTTAAAGAAAGACTTTCAATGATTTTTTATGGTGGTTTAATAATGACCTTCATTGGATTATTTGGATTAATGAGTAAAATAACTGACTCTATTGGTCCTGTTATTACAGCAGGAATGATGGCTGGAGTTGGAATTATGTTAGCTAGAGTTTCTATAGAAATGGCTAGAAAAAATAAAATTATAGGATATATTTCTATAGCTTCAGGAGTAATAACTCATCTATTTACAAAGGATTTAGTTTATACCATAGCAGTGTCTGTAATAATATCAAGTATTGTACATAATATTATTGGTAACAAAAAAGGAGAATCTTTTATTACAGAAAGAGAAAAAATAGCTATAAACAAACCATTCTTTAGCTTAAAAATATTAAGAGGAGCTATGAGTATGGTATGTCTTAACATAGGGGCTAACATTGCCTTTGGAAATATTACTGGACAATTAGCAAATCGTAAGGTAAACATAGATCATGTATCTATAATAAGTTCATTAGCTGATATGAGTTCTTCTATTTTGGGTGGTGCGCCGGTAGAATCTATAATTTCAGCAACCGGAGGAGCCCCTAATCCTAAAGCTAGTGGTATTATAATGATGCTACTTATGGCTGCAATATTATTTGCAGGATTTCTACCTAAAATAGGAAAGTATATTCCTACAGAATCAATAGCAGGATTTTTATTTGTGCTAGGAGCCATAGTTACCGCTCCGGTAAATGCAGCCTCTGCCCTTACATCTACTGCTGCTAGTGGTACAGTTATAGGTGGGGTTACAATGACTGTTACAGCTATAACAGATCCTTTTATTGGTATGATTTCAGGATTATTAATGAAAATATTATTACCTATGATAGGGTAA
- a CDS encoding phosphoribosyltransferase family protein, which translates to MNKYYELNVCGVKRNLPIIKINEELAIASFVILGDTELISNVALDIAKKLPKVDVLVTAEAKGIPLVYEISKILNMKSFIVARKSIKPYMKNAICSEVLSITTQKKQLLCLDGVDVDKIKGKKVAIIDDVISTGESLTALQKLVEDAGGIVTSKAAILAEGEASNRKDIIFLETLPLFPLK; encoded by the coding sequence ATGAATAAATATTATGAATTAAATGTATGTGGTGTTAAGCGTAATCTTCCAATAATCAAGATAAATGAAGAGTTGGCCATTGCTAGTTTTGTAATTCTTGGGGATACTGAACTTATATCTAATGTAGCTTTGGATATAGCAAAAAAATTGCCAAAGGTTGATGTATTAGTTACTGCAGAGGCTAAGGGAATTCCTTTGGTTTATGAAATATCAAAAATATTAAATATGAAAAGTTTTATTGTGGCGAGAAAAAGCATAAAACCTTATATGAAAAATGCTATATGTAGTGAAGTGCTTTCTATAACTACTCAGAAAAAACAATTATTGTGTTTAGATGGGGTAGATGTAGATAAAATTAAGGGTAAAAAAGTTGCAATCATTGATGATGTAATAAGCACTGGAGAATCATTAACTGCACTACAAAAATTAGTGGAGGATGCAGGAGGAATTGTAACTAGTAAGGCTGCAATTTTAGCAGAAGGGGAAGCTTCTAATAGGAAAGATATAATATTTTTAGAAACACTACCTTTATTTCCATTAAAGTAG
- a CDS encoding Gfo/Idh/MocA family oxidoreductase, whose amino-acid sequence MRKIINIGLIGYGSAGRIFHAPMIASLEGLNLYKVYETKEENINELRKLFKDALVTNNVDEILEDENIDLVVIATPNSIHYTLAKKALEKDKNVVLEKPFTVNTKEADDLIRLAKNKNKLLTVHHNRRWDSDFRTVKKVIENNLLGEVVEYEAHFDRFRNYLKENSWKEENHAGSGILYDLGSHLIDQAQCLFGLPKEIFGDLRIQRENSNVIDNFEVILNYDKLKVILKAGMLVREKGPHFIVLGTKGSFVKYGMDIQEENLKNGLIPKDFKDWGIEPETLWGKINTEVDGSHIDGKIESELGDYRLFYKNVYLSILGEEELEVKPIQARNTIRIIELAQKSSEEKRWIKFTP is encoded by the coding sequence ATGAGAAAAATAATTAATATTGGATTAATAGGCTATGGATCTGCTGGTAGAATATTTCATGCCCCAATGATTGCTAGCCTTGAAGGATTAAATTTATATAAAGTCTATGAAACTAAAGAAGAAAATATAAATGAATTAAGAAAATTATTCAAAGATGCATTAGTTACCAATAATGTAGATGAAATCTTGGAGGATGAAAATATAGACTTAGTAGTGATAGCCACCCCTAATTCTATTCATTATACTTTAGCAAAAAAAGCTTTAGAAAAAGATAAAAATGTAGTTTTAGAAAAGCCCTTCACAGTTAATACTAAAGAAGCTGATGACCTTATAAGACTAGCAAAGAATAAAAATAAATTATTAACCGTTCACCATAACAGAAGATGGGATAGTGATTTTAGAACAGTAAAAAAAGTTATAGAAAATAACCTACTGGGAGAAGTAGTAGAATATGAGGCTCATTTTGATAGATTTAGAAACTATTTAAAGGAAAATTCTTGGAAAGAAGAAAATCATGCTGGTTCCGGAATATTATACGATTTAGGATCTCACCTTATAGATCAAGCTCAATGTTTATTTGGATTACCTAAAGAAATTTTTGGTGACCTAAGAATACAAAGAGAGAATAGCAATGTTATTGACAATTTTGAAGTAATATTAAATTATGATAAATTAAAAGTCATTTTAAAAGCAGGTATGCTGGTTAGAGAAAAGGGTCCTCATTTTATAGTTTTAGGTACTAAAGGTTCTTTTGTTAAGTATGGAATGGATATACAAGAGGAAAATTTGAAAAATGGACTAATCCCTAAAGACTTTAAAGATTGGGGCATAGAACCTGAAACTCTATGGGGAAAAATAAATACTGAAGTGGATGGGTCACATATAGATGGGAAAATAGAAAGTGAATTAGGTGATTATAGATTATTCTATAAAAATGTATACTTAAGTATTTTAGGTGAAGAAGAATTAGAAGTAAAGCCTATCCAAGCTAGAAACACTATAAGAATTATAGAACTAGCTCAAAAAAGTAGTGAAGAAAAAAGGTGGATAAAATTCACACCATAA
- a CDS encoding ATP cone domain-containing protein, translating into MEIIKKSGKLEPFDEKKLKTSIANSARDTEGVHLTESDLNAIVKDIKNIVKNIRKDNEKTSSYELIGIINDVLIKNKFHKVLKEFVAFKDKR; encoded by the coding sequence ATGGAGATTATAAAAAAGAGTGGAAAATTAGAGCCATTTGATGAAAAAAAATTAAAAACAAGTATAGCTAATTCTGCTAGAGATACTGAGGGGGTTCATTTAACAGAATCAGATTTAAATGCCATAGTAAAAGATATAAAAAATATAGTTAAAAACATAAGAAAAGATAATGAAAAAACCTCCAGTTATGAGTTAATAGGCATAATAAATGATGTTCTAATAAAAAATAAATTTCATAAAGTATTAAAAGAATTTGTAGCTTTTAAAGATAAAAGATAA
- the orr gene encoding ornithine racemase Orr, producing MSYPRVEVDTKKIRYNTKVLVEECKKRGIKVTAVTKTFCGNPKIAKVIAEEKVDILADSRIENLKKLTHINLPKMLLRLPMISQVKEVIKYADISLVSDIITIRELSKEATEQNKIHNIILMIDLGDLREGIFNEEEIYTTVEEILNLKGIKLMGIGTNLSCYGGVIPTYENLSQLVNIKKNIESKFNIKIEVISGGNSGSISLFKDNKIPKEINQLRLGASISLGIGLNDEHIEPLLRDAFKLVVEIVEVKNKPSVPIGSIGLDAFGNKPFFEDKGIMKRAICAIGRQDISPDNLIPIDDKISVLGASSDHLLLDITNCNKDYKIGDKVEFNVTFGGCLSIMTSEYVHKVIL from the coding sequence ATGTCTTATCCAAGGGTTGAAGTAGATACTAAAAAAATCAGATATAATACTAAGGTTCTAGTAGAGGAATGTAAAAAAAGAGGAATAAAAGTAACGGCGGTAACCAAAACATTTTGTGGGAACCCTAAAATTGCAAAGGTTATTGCAGAAGAAAAAGTAGATATTTTAGCAGATTCTAGAATAGAAAACTTAAAAAAATTAACTCATATTAATTTGCCTAAAATGCTTTTAAGATTACCCATGATAAGTCAGGTAAAGGAAGTTATAAAATATGCGGATATTTCACTTGTATCAGATATTATTACTATAAGGGAACTTTCTAAAGAGGCTACAGAACAAAATAAGATACATAATATTATATTAATGATAGACTTAGGAGATTTAAGGGAAGGTATATTTAATGAAGAGGAAATTTATACTACTGTAGAAGAAATACTTAATCTTAAAGGTATAAAACTAATGGGCATAGGAACAAACCTATCCTGCTATGGGGGAGTCATTCCTACATACGAAAATTTATCACAGTTAGTTAATATAAAGAAAAATATAGAAAGTAAATTTAATATAAAAATAGAGGTTATTTCAGGAGGAAATTCTGGATCTATTAGTTTATTTAAAGATAACAAAATACCAAAAGAAATTAATCAATTAAGATTAGGAGCCTCCATATCTTTAGGAATAGGATTAAATGATGAGCATATAGAGCCTCTTTTAAGAGATGCATTTAAATTAGTGGTTGAGATAGTGGAAGTGAAAAACAAGCCCTCAGTGCCTATTGGAAGTATTGGATTAGATGCCTTTGGTAATAAACCATTTTTTGAGGATAAAGGTATTATGAAAAGAGCTATATGTGCTATAGGAAGGCAAGATATTAGTCCAGATAACCTAATACCCATAGATGATAAAATATCAGTTTTAGGGGCAAGTAGTGACCATCTTTTATTAGATATTACAAATTGTAATAAGGATTATAAAATAGGTGATAAAGTAGAATTTAATGTTACCTTTGGAGGATGTTTATCCATAATGACTTCTGAATATGTTCATAAAGTTATATTATAG